The DNA region CGGCTCCGGTGGCCTCGGCAGCAACGACGACGACGATTTGCACCCACCACAGCCAGCCAACAGTAGCGCCGGCAACCTTGCCCATCGCGCGTTCTGCGTAGTAGGAAAAAGCTCCGCTGTTTGGGTGGGCTGCTGCCATTTCACCCAGCATCCGCATGACGAAGATCAGAATTGCGCCCGCGATCAGGAAAGAGATCAGTACCGCTGGTCCGGCGACGCCGATGGCTGAACTTGAACCAATGAAGAGGCCGGTGCCAATCGAGGATCCAAGCGCCATCATGATGAGTTGGCGAGGCTTAAGACCACGAGTTAAGGACTTCTGCGAGCTCTCCAGGGCAGTGGAGGTTTTCGCGGTTTTTGTGTTCGCCATTGAAAGCTTTCTTCTGATGGGGCATGGGTCATATTGTGTGAGTTACGACACTTACCATATTGTCAGGTGAACGGTATTTCAACCTTAAGGATTGACTAGTGGTAGATGCATTCGATGCAAGAATTGTCAAGCTCTACACCCAAGAGCCGCGCACTTCTGTTCTTGAGGAGTCACGGCAACTTGGCGTTGCCCGAGCCACCCAGGTTTCGCGGTTGGAGAAGCTGCAAGCCTCCGGCGCAATTCGGTCTTGGGCTCCCACTTTGGAGCCGGTGAATTTTGGCTATCCAGTCTTAAGCGTTTTGTTTTCTGACGATCCAGCAGGACCAAGGGCATGATGCGGTTGTCTCTGCGTTGGTCGGTATCCCCGAAATTATTGATGTGCATACCGTCTCGGGTGAGAGCGACATGTTGGTCAAGGTCGCTGCCCGATCAAATTCGGATTTACAGCGCGTTTTAGACGCCATCGCCTCAACCAAAGTCGTGGTTCGATCGTCGACGGTGCTTGCGCTGAATACTCATTTCGAAGCTCGGACGCTGCCGCTTTTCGAAGCCTCAGCAGAATAACCTCCCTCTTATTTCAAACGGTGCACCACTTTTGGGCCTTAAAACCCCTAGTTTTAAGGCCCAAAAGTGGTGCACCGTTTGCTGGTGGGATGGGGAGGATTTGATTGCGTCGGTGAGCGGGTCTACTATTAGTTAAAGTCAAAATGACTATAACTAATCTTGGTCGAGGGGAGGCGCACGTCAACGCTGATTATGCCAACGCGACCAATGTATCGGAGCGCCAATCTGCTCCGCCCACACTGGCTATTTCAACGGTCATCTTTGCACTTCGCGAAGCTGAAG from Renibacterium salmoninarum ATCC 33209 includes:
- a CDS encoding Lrp/AsnC ligand binding domain-containing protein, with the translated sequence MVGIPEIIDVHTVSGESDMLVKVAARSNSDLQRVLDAIASTKVVVRSSTVLALNTHFEARTLPLFEASAE
- a CDS encoding Lrp/AsnC family transcriptional regulator, coding for MVDAFDARIVKLYTQEPRTSVLEESRQLGVARATQVSRLEKLQASGAIRSWAPTLEPVNFGYPVLSVLFSDDPAGPRA